Part of the Verrucomicrobiota bacterium genome, ACGCAGAAAAGAGAAAACCTCCACAGATTACACAGATTAAGGGGACGGCCCGCGGCGGATATAGCGTCTCTCTTACCCGGCACTCGACACCCGACACTCGGCACCCGATGTCATTTGTGGCATTCTTTGCCGCTCCGAACCCCGAACTCCGAACTCCGAACTCTTTCCCCCTCTTCCCGCCGTGTTCGCCGTGGCTCGCCGTGTTCGCCGTGTGAACTCAGTCGTTGTGGCCGCCACACCCGCTGTGGCCGCCGTGTGACGGCGGGTGCTATTTGATGGCGCCCATGGTCAGACCTCGCACCAGTTGGCGTGAGACGATCAGGCTGAAAATGATTACCGGCAAAACGATCATGGTGCCGGTGGCCATGATCTGGCCCCAGGGCAGCTCGTAGCCGCTCATGAAACTGGTGGCCACCACTGGTGCGGTCTGGGCCCGGCTTCGCGTCAGCACGAGCGCGTACAGCAATTCGTTCCAGGAAAAGATAAAGCTAAAAATGGCGGAGACCGCAATGCCCGGGGCGGCGAGCGGCAACCCTATCCGCCAGAATATCCCAAACGAGCCATAGCCCTCGAGCGTCGCGGCTTCGTCAAGTTCCTTCGGGATGTTGCGAAACTGATCGGAGCAAATCCAGACAAAGATCGGTACGTTGAACGTCAGGTAGATCAGGATCAGCACCAGCGGCGAGTCGAGCAGCTTAAGGTTGCGGGCCAGGATAAAAAACGGCAGCGCCAGCACGATCGGGCTGATCATCCGGTTGGTGATGAACCAGAACCAAAGGTCGCGCTTTGCCTTGAAGTCGAACCTGGCCAATGCGTAGGCCGCCGGCGTGCCCAGCAGCAGCGACAATCCCGTCGTGCACAGCGCGACGATCAGGGAATTTTGCAGGCTGGCCACCACGTCGAATTTGGACACGGCCCGCTGGTAATTCTCCATGGTCGGCGCGAACAGGAATTTCGGGGTCGGGGAAAGCAGATCCTGCTGGTTCTTGAACGATGAGGTCACCATCCAGTAGAACGGGAACAGGCAGAACAGGATCACGCAAATCAGCGCCAGCAGGTGCCCGATCTGAGGCCGTGGCCGGCGTTGCGCCGTGGCGGGATGCGCGATTTCAGGTTGTGGCCGGGGCTGGACGCTGGCGGACTTTTGCGGGGTTGCCATAGGGAAACAAAAACCTGGTTAGATTTCGCGATAGACGAGCCGGATGTAGATTCGTGACAACACGATCGAAATGATCAGCATGACGATGGCCTGGGCCGACGCCGTGCTTTGCTCGAACGCGCGGAACCCGACGCGCTGGACGTAGATGCTCATCAATTCCGTGGCCGAGCCCGGGCCGCCGCGCGTCATGACGAAGATGACGTCAAACATCTTCAGGATGTCGGCCGTTCGCAGGATCAGAATCG contains:
- a CDS encoding carbohydrate ABC transporter permease, with product MATPQKSASVQPRPQPEIAHPATAQRRPRPQIGHLLALICVILFCLFPFYWMVTSSFKNQQDLLSPTPKFLFAPTMENYQRAVSKFDVVASLQNSLIVALCTTGLSLLLGTPAAYALARFDFKAKRDLWFWFITNRMISPIVLALPFFILARNLKLLDSPLVLILIYLTFNVPIFVWICSDQFRNIPKELDEAATLEGYGSFGIFWRIGLPLAAPGIAVSAIFSFIFSWNELLYALVLTRSRAQTAPVVATSFMSGYELPWGQIMATGTMIVLPVIIFSLIVSRQLVRGLTMGAIK